The Magnolia sinica isolate HGM2019 chromosome 10, MsV1, whole genome shotgun sequence genome includes a window with the following:
- the LOC131257676 gene encoding probable disease resistance protein At1g58602 has protein sequence MSLVESVVELLLGKLAEPLIREAIFLHGVHDQVELLTFEFERMVAFMEDADSKQEGDRRVKRWVRHVRDVAYDAEDVIDTFIFKIATSKPRGFLARIRMYAFTPTELIARHEVGSEIERIKNKIRDISESRSTYGIENIGQQAGTSSAGPSLKEWRLTSPLSQEPDFVGFEKDMEILVGRLTKGESRHVVSVVGMGGLGKTTLIRKVYNNTRVKIHFHFCEWISISQEYRVKDLLHNFIYCHMVLSKEDLEKVQKMNVFELRHKISLYLQEKKYLMVLDDIWTVEAWDALKDAFPDMNNGSRVMLTTRNKDVALHAQSLLHELRFLEKDESWDLFCKKAFPGQNNICPPDHLEKLGRVIVEKCHGLPLAIVVIGGLLARKEAREWENVQKSLSWQFIQGEVKISHILSLSYKDLPYYLKPCFLYLGNFPEDHEFHAKELIQMWAAEGFLQQRGEETLEEVGEDCLKELIQRNMVQVARSSSGNIKSCRIHDLLRDLSISEAKEGMFLQVQSGINANAPPASRARRLAIHHNNSSKYISLSCSTPHLRSVLIYNEGDAWLQREEVKFLFRGFKLLRVLYIHSKYIIKLPREIGELIHLRYLGCTGTNLESLPSSIGNLLNLQTLFVTSNYIMKVPSTIEKMQQLRHFQVKSITKDASTIYGEIEARPRLDWINSLQTLSLVRCGKWMEEGCLGKLTNLRKLGILVDTKADAEVFKQVTRLDCLHSLNLKGSLSKLPDSSFFPTNLTNLTLKYSRLEEDPMATLEKLKNLRILRLLNWSYMGKEMACSAQGFPRLESLHLHQLYELEEWRVEEGSMPSLLHLQIYECTELKKLPEGLQHVSTLNKLELWRMPSKFKARLEEDRGEDWYKILHVLSIDISYTWIW, from the coding sequence ATGTCCCTAGTTGAGTCCGTTGTCGAGCTCCTTCTCGGAAAACTGGCTGAACCACTCATTCGAGAAGCCATTTTCTTACATGGGGTTCATGATCAAGTCGAATTACTCACGTTCGAATTTGAGAGGATGGTAGCCTTCATGGAGGATGCAGACTCCAAGCAAGAAGGAGATAGAAGAGTGAAAAGATGGGTGCGGCATGTGAGAGATGTTGCATATGATGCTGAGGACGTCATTGACACCTTCATCTTCAAGATAGCAACCTCGAAGCCAAGGGGATTTTTGGCCCGCATTAGAATGTACGCTTTCACCCCCACTGAGTTGATAGCTCGCCATGAGGTGGGCTCAGAGATCGAACGGATAAAGAATAAAATCCGTGACATCTCCGAAAGTAGGTCGACTTACGGAATTGAAAATATAGGTCAGCAAGCAGGGACGAGCTCCGCTGGTCCAAGCCTCAAGGAATGGAGGCTCACTTCTCCTCTTTCTCAAGAACCAGATTTTGTTGGCTTTGAGAAAGATATGGAGATATTGGTGGGTCGATTGACGAAGGGGGAGTCGCGGCATGTTGTTTCTGTAGTCGGAATGGGTGGTCTGGGTAAAACCACTCTTATCAGGAAAGTTTATAATAACACCCGTGTGAAGATACATTTTCACTTTTGTGAATGGATTTCTATATCACAAGAGTATCGTGTAAAAGATCTTCTTCATAACTTCATATATTGCCATATGGTGCTCTCAAAAGAGGATCTCGAGAAAGTGCAGAAAATGAACGTCTTTGAGCTGAGGCATAAAATTTCTTTGTATCTGCAAGAAAAGAAATACCTAATGGTATTAGATGATATATGGACAGTGGAAGCATGGGATGCTCTCAAGGATGCTTTCCCTGATATGAATAATGGAAGCAGGGTCATGCTCACCACGCGCAACAAAGACGTAGCTTTACATGCTCAAAGCCTTCTCCATGAACTGCGATttctagaaaaagatgaaagctGGGATTTGTTCTGCAAGAAAGCATTCCCTGGGCAAAATAACATTTGCCCTCCGGATCATTTGGAGAAATTGGGAAGAGTGATTGTGGAAAAATGTCATGGTCTACCTCTTGCCATCGTTGTCATCGGAGGGCTATTAGCAAGGAAAGAAGCAAGGGAGTGGGAGAATGTACAAAAGAGCCTTAGCTGGCAGTTCATCCAAGGAGAAGTCAAAATCTCCCACATATTATCTTTGAGCTATAAAGATCTTCCCTATTATTTAAAACCATGTTTTCTCTATCTGGGCAATTTTCCAGAAGACCATGAGTTCCATGCCAAGGAGCTGATTCAAATGTGGGCTGCTGAAGGGTTTCTTCAACAGAGAGGGGAAGAAACATTAGAAGAGGTTGGAGAAGATTGTCTAAAGGAGTTGATCCAGAGAAACATGGTTCAGGTAGCAAGAAGTTCAAGCGGGAATATTAAAAGTTGTCGCATCCATGATCTTTTACGAGATCTCTCCATATCAGAAGCTAAGGAAGGTATGTTTCTTCAAGTTCAGAGTGGGATCAATGCAAATGCTCCACCTGCATCTAGAGCCCGTCGACTTGCAATTCACCATAACAACTCAAGTAAGTACATTTCCTTAAGCTGTTCCACTCCACACCTTCGTTCTGTGTTGATCTACAATGAAGGCGATGCATGGCTTCAAAGGGAAGAAGTGAAGTTTCTCTTTAGAGGCTTTAAGTTGCTTAGGGTGTTGTATATACATAGTAAATACATTATAAAGCTACCAAGGGAAATAGGGGAACTAATCCACTTGAGATACCTGGGCTGTACCGGCACTAATTTAGAAAGCCTCCCATCGTCGATAGGCAATCTTCTTAATTTACAAACTCTATTTGTAACATCCAATTATATTATGAAAGTACCAAGCACAATCGAGAAGATGCAACAGTTAAGACATTTTCAAGTGAAGAGCATAACTAAGGATGCGAGTACAATTTATGGAGAGATAGAAGCGCGTCCAAGGCTTGACTGGATAAATAGCCTCCAGACTCTATCACTTGTAAGATGTGGCAAATGGATGGAagagggttgcttgggaaagctcACCAATCTTAGAAAATTAGGGATATTGGTAGATACAAAAGCAGATGCTGAGGTATTTAAGCAAGTTACCCGACTGGACTGCCTCCACTCTCTCAATTTGAAAGGAAGTTTAAGCAAGTTACCCGATTCCAGTTTCTTCCCAACAAACCTCACTAACCTCACCTTGAAATATTCCCGTTTAGAGGAAGACCCAATGGCGACGTTGGAGAAGCTGAAAAACCTTCGCATTCTCAGATTGCTGAATTGGTCATATATGGGAAAGGAAATGGCTTGCTCTGCACAAGGGTTTCCTCGACTCGAATCCTTACATCTTCATCAGTTATATGAATTAGAAGAGTGGAGAGTGGAGGAAGGATCTATGCCAAGTCTTTTACATTTACAGATCTATGAATGCACGGAATTGAAGAAGCTTCCGGAAGGACTGCAACACGTTAGTACCCTCAACAAATTGGAGTTGTGGAGGATGCCCAGTAAATTCAAAGCAAGGCTTGAAGAAGACAGGGGAGAGGATTGGTATAAGATTCTGCATGTGCTCTCCATCGACATAAGCTATACGTGGATATGGTAA